The sequence CTGCTTGCATTTGTCAGGATAAAAGGTTTCACTTTGGTAACTTTCTAGTCTTTTAGACTGTGGCTGATGTTGTGCTTATTCTTTACCGTTAAAATGATTTTGTGGTTGAAAACTATTACCTAGTTATTCCGAGTGTTCCTGGGACatcactttcttttgatttcatttcacTGGCATGCAGGACTCAGTGGAAAGACAGCTGGCATAGGGCTTGGAATGCTCTGTTCCAACTCTAGCCTCCTTGTGAATGTGGGACCGGCACAGGCCTCTCAGCCTCAGCGAACCTCACTTTCCTCGTTTGCAAAAAACAAGGTGGGGCGCCGGGTCATCTTAAAGTTCTTTCTAGCTCTCCACCTCTGTGAGCTCTGTGTTGTTGTCAGCTCAAGTTCTCACTAACTGGTTTCAGATCAGCTCTAGTTAAACCTTCAGAGGAAGGCACAGATGTAGTCTTCATAGCAGAATCTCATTATACTGGTGCTGCACATACAAGTGGTGTGTGGCATTTAACCTAATGATTTCATTGGAATACATCCTACCTAGATCCCTAGAAGAATGATCCGTCAACAAAGGCATACCTTTTCACTTGatttaggaaggaaggaatttttttttttttttttttttggtttttagggccgcacctgcagcatatggaagttcccaggctaggggttgaatcagaactgcagctcccagcctataccccagccacagcaatgccagatctgagctgtgtctgcgacctgcaccacagctcacagcaacaccagatccttaagccactgagcaaggccagggatcgaacctacatcctcatgaatactagtcagatttgttaccactgagccacaacaggaactcccccaggaaGGAATTTTTAATCATACAAAAAGCTCTTGTGTGATTAAAAATTGACTTATTCAGGTCATACCAGTCATGTTTACAAAACTAGTATTTTACTTGAGATACTCTTGTGATGCATAGAATTTCATGATAAAGCCTGCGAAGAATAATTCCAACCCCTAATTATTCCCTAGACTTCCTTCTAGCCAATGGGTTAAAACTTCCCTCCAACAGGAAATTATAGGAACAGTGAATACGTCTCTAAGTTTTAATGATATTTATGTAagttttactgtatttattttctatttatatatatatatatatttttttttggctttttgtcttttctagggcctcatctgcgcatgtggaggttcccaagctaggggtctaatcggagctgtagtattttatttgttattgatttttaccTTCAACTACCAGTGCTGAGGAGTAGCTGGAGCCAAGAGAAAACCATAGCATCCTGTGAGAGATGGAGAATTCAGAAAGAAGATGTAGCCCGGTCTCCCTTCGAAGGTGAAGCTCAGGAAAGCCGAGCGACTGACCCAGGTTGTGTGGTCTTTCAGTGACAGGGAGGGGCTGTGACCACCCCCCTGGGCCCAGCTCCTCACGCTGGATGGCGCCACTGCCTCAGATGCAGAGGGCCTGGGTGACGGGCAGAGCGCACGGTCAGGCTGTGACAGAGCAGTCACCACATCTGCAGTCCACTGGTGGTCCTCTCTGCTaagccagcagccagggagtgaaGAAGGGCACAGCTGAAACTAGACTGTCGGCAACACGGGGACAGGCACCTGCCTGTCCCATACCAGCGAAGCCCCAGCACCCAGCCCCGGGCCCAGCGCATAATCATCCGTGCCcaggaaatgtttgttgagtgaaggaGCACAAGCAAAACATTCCTTATCAATTAGAGATCATTTAGAatagtttctttctgtttccagGCTCTTGAACACATGCCCCTGCTCCTGTATATCCTGGCAGCGAAAACATTAATTCTCTGCCTGGCATTTGCCGGAGTCAAGATATACCAAAGGAAAAGATTGGAAGCAAAACAGCAAAAACTGGAAGCTGAAAGGAGGAAGCAGGCCGAGAAGAAGGATAACTAACGGGAGAGGAAAAGGTACTGAGGCTGCGCAGATAAGAACTCCACATCCACAGGGGGCAAGGAGGGCGGCCCCGCAGCGGGCGCGCTAGTTCACAGGCCTCCAGATCCGTCGGGTGGGTCTGAAGGCCGCGTGCAGGCGGGTGGGCCACCTGTCATCAGAGGTAGAACAGCTCCGCAGAAGGCGAGGTGTGCACAGCCTGTCAGATGGGGAGCCCCGGGGCCCGTGAGATTAGTCTACACCTTTGCTGAGCCTGCGGTGGCTCTGCCTCGTCAGGAGCAGTGGGGCTTAACAGGAACTGGGTCACAGGACTCGAGAATGTCCCGCAAGTTGTGGGCCTTCTTCCTGGAGAAGTACACACATGGCACATGAACTGGCGGACAgagatggggaggaagtggggtcaCAGGTCATTAAGACCCCTGCCTCTACGTAAGATTAAgaaacccagagttcctgtcgtggctcagtggttaacgaacacggctagtatctatgaggttgtgggctccatccctggcctcgctcagtgggttaaggatccagtgttgccatgagctgtggtgcaggttgcagacacgactcggatcctgtgttgctgtggctgtgatgtaggctggcagtaatagctctgatacgacccctagcctgggaatctccatatgccgagggtttggccctaaaaaggcaacaacaacagcaacaaagatTAAGAAACCCTgctaactgggagttccctggaggtctCATGGTtgggatttggtgctttcactgctgtgggcagccttcagtccttggtctgggaactgagagcccacatcccacatcaagcctctgtgtgccaaggccaaaaaaagagaaaaaagagaaagcccTGCTGACATCAGGATAAAGGCCATCTCCTGGCCATGGCATGTCAATCCCTTCCCATCGTGCACTTCGCCCAGGTCACATTCGGCCCCGCTGCTGCTTCTCCTTACGCTCCTGCAGGCCATTCTTTGACCACAATAGACTTTCATGCCCCTTGGCCTTGGCTTGCTAGCCCCCCTCCCCTCtcgccctcccccccaccccgggcctaGAGAGCCTTCCCAGTGACCACCTCACTAGGTCCAGGGTCTCCCTCATTATTGTAGCCCCATGCCTGTGCCCAGAATGTCTTGGTTGCGTTTGGGCACCAGGAAGTTATTAAACTGAACATGTGACAGTTAGCAGCTTCCTGATCTCTGGTGTGCCATCCAGTTTCATCACTGAGCACCTTGagctctctgcttttctctaaaaataaagggTTCAGGGaatacctgttgtggctcatcggaaatgaatccaactactatccatgaggatgcaggttcgatccctggccttgctcagcgggttaaggatctggcattgtcatgagctgcggtgtaggttgcagacttggctaagatctcgcattgctgtggctgtggcataggccagcagctgcggctctgatttgacccctcagctgggaatttccatatgctgcgggtgcaggcctaaaaaaaaaaaaaaaaaaaaaaaggaaaagaaaagaaaaaacaataaataaattttaaaaaatagtagttTCAAATATGGTGCCAGGGAATTTAGATCCATAGGTCTCAGACTTGGATGATGGTCAAGAATTTAGAtttccaggagttcttgtcaaGACTcaatagaaacgaatctgagtagcatccatgaggtcacaggtttgatccctggccttgctcagtgggt is a genomic window of Sus scrofa isolate TJ Tabasco breed Duroc chromosome 13, Sscrofa11.1, whole genome shotgun sequence containing:
- the SMIM11A gene encoding small integral membrane protein 11A — its product is MNWKALEHMPLLLYILAAKTLILCLAFAGVKIYQRKRLEAKQQKLEAERRKQAEKKDN